Proteins from a single region of Bdellovibrio bacteriovorus HD100:
- the glmU gene encoding bifunctional UDP-N-acetylglucosamine diphosphorylase/glucosamine-1-phosphate N-acetyltransferase GlmU, whose translation MSANASEKLTVIALAAGKGTRMKSPLPKVLHPVAGRPMIEKVIQASKQAGAAEVRVIVGHGQNLVRQVVEPMGVACYVQDEQLGTAHAVRCAKPETIEGVVVIMNGDHPLIEASDIKDFVRIFRDEKCDLAVVTAVLKNPGEFGRIVRHKGDLAAIVEAKDASAEALKIREINTGIYIVKASVLSEYLPQISNNNAKKEYYITDLIALCIQDKCRVQAIQSTPKVAVGVNNQLELARATRLLFKRKALRLMEDGVLMIDPRTVYVEESVEIGAGTVIYPNVFIRGRTKIGSFTVIESNAFISDCEIGDSVQIRGGSYLESSKLHNKVSAGPYARLRPETEIFEEAHVGNFVEMKKVKFGKKSKAGHLTYLGDAEIGEEVNVGCGTITCNYAADKKKYKTKIGNRVFVGSDTQFVAPIEVGDDAIIGSGSTITKNVPAKALAVARGKQFIKENYSAKTAETEEKEQV comes from the coding sequence ATGTCAGCAAATGCATCTGAGAAGTTGACGGTTATCGCTCTTGCGGCAGGCAAGGGAACTCGTATGAAGTCCCCCCTCCCGAAAGTCCTTCATCCTGTAGCGGGCCGTCCGATGATTGAAAAAGTGATTCAAGCCTCCAAACAAGCCGGCGCTGCCGAAGTGCGCGTGATTGTTGGTCATGGTCAGAATCTGGTTCGTCAGGTTGTTGAACCCATGGGTGTTGCCTGTTACGTGCAGGATGAACAGCTGGGCACGGCCCACGCGGTTCGTTGTGCGAAACCAGAAACCATCGAAGGTGTTGTGGTTATCATGAACGGGGATCACCCGTTGATCGAAGCTTCCGACATCAAGGATTTCGTGCGCATCTTCCGCGACGAAAAATGTGATCTGGCGGTGGTGACGGCAGTTCTGAAAAACCCAGGCGAATTCGGCCGGATCGTGCGCCACAAGGGCGACCTTGCCGCGATCGTGGAAGCCAAAGACGCTTCCGCTGAAGCTCTGAAAATCCGCGAGATCAATACCGGCATTTACATCGTGAAAGCATCCGTGCTTTCCGAGTACCTGCCGCAGATCTCCAATAACAACGCCAAAAAAGAATACTACATCACCGATCTGATTGCTTTGTGCATTCAGGACAAGTGCCGTGTCCAGGCGATTCAGTCCACTCCGAAAGTGGCCGTGGGCGTGAACAATCAACTGGAGCTGGCGCGCGCCACCCGTCTGCTGTTCAAGCGCAAGGCTTTGCGTCTGATGGAAGACGGCGTGCTGATGATCGATCCACGCACCGTGTATGTGGAAGAAAGTGTTGAGATCGGTGCGGGCACCGTGATCTATCCGAATGTCTTTATTCGTGGTCGCACCAAAATCGGTTCGTTCACTGTGATTGAATCCAACGCCTTTATTTCGGACTGCGAAATCGGCGACAGTGTGCAGATCCGTGGCGGCAGTTATCTGGAAAGCTCAAAATTGCACAACAAGGTGTCTGCGGGACCTTACGCGCGCCTGCGCCCGGAAACTGAGATCTTCGAAGAAGCCCACGTTGGCAACTTCGTCGAGATGAAAAAAGTGAAGTTCGGGAAAAAGTCCAAAGCCGGTCATCTGACTTATCTGGGGGATGCTGAAATCGGCGAAGAGGTGAATGTGGGCTGCGGAACTATCACGTGCAATTACGCTGCTGATAAAAAGAAATATAAAACCAAAATCGGAAACCGCGTCTTCGTGGGCAGCGACACTCAGTTTGTGGCGCCTATCGAAGTGGGTGATGATGCCATCATCGGTTCCGGCTCCACGATCACCAAAAACGTGCCGGCGAAAGCTTTGGCCGTGGCCCGTGGAAAACAATTTATAAAAGAAAACTACTCCGCGAAAACTGCGGAAACTGAAGAAAAAGAGCAGGTGTAA
- a CDS encoding M14 family murein peptide amidase A: protein MQAKIFHQTSWATTSQGTSIELYKKSHSLSDFSERPILFIGGVHGDEPEGVRLAEEFLHWLKQEESANSGRLRPWILIPCINPDGYGKNQRTNANGVDLNRNFPSRDWSPESKAPRYYPGPSPGSEREVQALVKLIEDEKPQLIVHFHSWEPCVVYTGAPGKQAAETLATGTGYEAREDIGYPTPGSLGQYGWIEHQIPVICIEEQEHIDLNLVWPHFKPGLELLITGRNA from the coding sequence ATGCAAGCAAAAATTTTTCACCAAACTTCTTGGGCCACCACCTCTCAGGGAACTTCCATTGAGCTGTATAAAAAATCACACAGCCTCAGTGACTTTTCCGAACGCCCGATTCTGTTTATTGGCGGTGTGCATGGCGACGAACCCGAGGGGGTCCGCCTGGCAGAAGAATTTTTGCACTGGCTAAAGCAGGAGGAAAGCGCCAACAGCGGTCGCCTGCGCCCCTGGATCCTCATCCCCTGCATCAATCCCGACGGCTACGGCAAGAATCAGCGCACCAACGCCAATGGCGTGGACCTGAATCGCAACTTCCCATCCCGCGACTGGAGCCCCGAAAGCAAAGCTCCCCGATACTATCCTGGCCCTTCGCCTGGGAGTGAGAGGGAAGTTCAGGCTCTGGTAAAACTCATTGAGGACGAAAAGCCACAGCTTATAGTACACTTTCATTCGTGGGAGCCTTGCGTTGTCTATACGGGAGCTCCGGGCAAACAGGCGGCCGAAACTCTGGCCACCGGGACCGGCTATGAAGCCCGCGAGGACATTGGCTATCCGACACCGGGCAGCCTTGGACAGTATGGATGGATTGAACATCAAATTCCTGTGATCTGCATCGAAGAGCAAGAGCACATCGATCTGAATCTGGTCTGGCCCCATTTCAAACCAGGCTTGGAACTTCTGATCACGGGACGGAATGCATAA
- a CDS encoding HAD family hydrolase, with translation MTKYKSIAFDLDDTLLDTSGLLVPRASQRACEAMLAAGLRCTLDECMSAREELAKELSHTEIFTQIANRFGTNQKGKAIHDALEEFYNPQVPESLPLLEGSLQNLETLRGRYKLFLVTMGSRPSQERKIKALNIAGFFDGIYILNGFIGEKKDSAFREILRTQGHDPKHLLSIGNRLSSEIRDGKRVGADTCYFAYGEHTGEKPMYPEDHPDFTITHHKDLIPTCGL, from the coding sequence ATGACAAAGTACAAAAGCATCGCCTTCGATTTGGATGACACTCTGCTAGATACCTCGGGTTTGCTGGTGCCTCGTGCCTCCCAGCGGGCCTGCGAAGCTATGCTGGCAGCCGGTTTGCGATGCACCTTGGATGAATGCATGAGCGCCCGCGAAGAGCTGGCCAAGGAACTGTCCCACACCGAAATTTTCACACAGATTGCCAATCGCTTCGGAACCAACCAAAAAGGCAAAGCCATCCACGACGCGCTGGAAGAGTTTTACAATCCCCAGGTGCCGGAATCTCTGCCCCTGCTGGAAGGCTCTTTGCAAAATCTGGAAACCTTGCGCGGACGCTATAAGTTATTTCTAGTGACGATGGGTTCACGTCCGTCTCAGGAAAGAAAGATCAAAGCCCTGAACATCGCCGGTTTCTTTGACGGCATTTATATTCTGAACGGCTTTATCGGGGAAAAGAAAGACAGTGCCTTCCGTGAAATTCTGCGCACTCAAGGTCATGACCCGAAACATCTGCTGAGCATCGGCAACCGTCTGTCCAGCGAGATTCGCGACGGCAAACGTGTGGGGGCTGACACCTGCTATTTCGCCTATGGCGAACACACCGGCGAAAAACCGATGTATCCGGAAGATCATCCGGACTTTACCATCACTCACCACAAGGACCTGATCCCGACATGCGGACTTTGA
- a CDS encoding PAS domain-containing sensor histidine kinase, whose protein sequence is MRTLKAGFLLIGPWDARLQELGAHIATDLNQAWHWIQDSTYDVVALSVTLILGKKFPEFYEEVKRAHPATQFIAVVPADFSANQLALLHEEFTFLRVMESFQDPDLETHLFSALEEANQRKQDENLALLIREQTAQLKRLQIELEERVQKRTKFLTEARRKLFLTNSRIEGFKRALMAVHEASSVVEIEQLLNDSLAATVQTSWIRLFFHPQDELFAKQVQTQLSFTQFQVPLFRQHEKVGSIFFLRAPDHPFSKDESDFLTRVAEAVALALDRIQKLKESESMKEQWEATFNSMSDPVVLIDTNYDIIQSNKALNERLSENKEETSRKCFKVLYNREEPCPGCQRGSNFRVQSRSSARTFEVYSQSLVLDSEKPPVFVNLYHDVTQQLKMERQILESAKMAELGTIGSSIAHELNNPLGGILSFTQLIKMDMDPKHPLYPDVVEMEAGVQRCKEIVQNLLGFTRDPNADREGAVSLKEVCLRSLKIVELQTKSQGIEVKLHFPADDIVIRGHLNMLAQALKNILQISIDRVTDRIRHNKNFKALMDIEILMTEAGPEILIHDNGSPEKSTSMPLGLGLSVASQILRDHDAKLEILPDKTAGNGVKISFTPTHTP, encoded by the coding sequence ATGCGGACTTTGAAAGCCGGATTTCTGCTTATCGGCCCCTGGGATGCGCGCCTGCAAGAGCTGGGTGCCCACATCGCCACGGACTTAAATCAGGCCTGGCACTGGATCCAGGATTCCACCTATGATGTGGTGGCTTTGTCTGTGACCTTGATTCTGGGGAAAAAATTTCCGGAATTTTACGAAGAGGTCAAACGCGCCCATCCGGCCACGCAGTTTATCGCCGTGGTTCCAGCGGATTTTTCCGCCAACCAGCTGGCGCTGCTGCATGAGGAATTCACATTCCTGCGTGTGATGGAAAGCTTTCAAGATCCGGATCTGGAAACCCATCTGTTTTCCGCTTTGGAAGAAGCCAATCAGCGCAAGCAGGATGAAAATCTCGCCCTTTTGATTCGCGAACAGACAGCGCAACTCAAGCGGCTGCAAATCGAGCTGGAAGAACGGGTTCAGAAAAGAACCAAGTTCCTGACCGAAGCCCGCCGCAAACTTTTCCTGACCAATTCGCGCATTGAAGGCTTCAAACGCGCGCTGATGGCCGTGCACGAGGCCAGCTCGGTTGTTGAAATCGAACAGCTGCTGAATGATTCGCTGGCGGCCACGGTACAGACTTCGTGGATTCGCCTGTTCTTCCATCCACAGGACGAACTTTTTGCCAAACAAGTCCAGACCCAACTGAGTTTCACCCAGTTTCAGGTGCCGCTGTTCCGGCAGCATGAAAAAGTCGGTTCGATCTTTTTCTTGCGCGCCCCCGACCATCCTTTTTCCAAGGATGAAAGCGACTTTTTGACCCGCGTGGCCGAAGCTGTCGCCCTGGCGCTGGATCGCATCCAAAAGCTGAAAGAGTCTGAATCCATGAAAGAACAATGGGAGGCGACATTCAACTCGATGTCCGACCCTGTCGTTCTGATCGATACGAATTACGACATCATTCAGTCCAACAAAGCCCTGAATGAGCGCCTGAGTGAAAACAAGGAAGAGACCTCGCGCAAGTGCTTCAAGGTTTTATACAACCGCGAAGAGCCCTGCCCGGGTTGCCAGCGGGGTTCAAACTTCCGCGTCCAGTCGCGCAGTTCCGCGCGCACCTTTGAGGTCTATTCTCAAAGCCTGGTGCTGGATTCTGAAAAGCCACCGGTCTTTGTGAATCTGTATCACGACGTCACCCAGCAACTGAAGATGGAACGCCAGATCCTGGAATCCGCCAAAATGGCCGAACTGGGCACCATCGGATCGAGCATCGCCCACGAACTGAACAATCCCCTGGGTGGGATCTTGTCCTTTACTCAGCTGATCAAGATGGACATGGATCCGAAACATCCACTTTATCCAGACGTGGTGGAGATGGAAGCCGGCGTTCAGCGCTGCAAAGAAATCGTCCAGAATCTGCTGGGCTTCACCCGCGATCCCAATGCCGATCGCGAAGGCGCTGTCAGCCTGAAAGAAGTCTGCTTAAGGTCCCTGAAAATTGTCGAGCTTCAAACCAAGTCCCAAGGCATCGAGGTCAAGCTGCACTTCCCGGCCGATGATATCGTCATTCGCGGACACCTGAACATGCTGGCCCAGGCTTTGAAGAACATCCTGCAAATCTCGATTGACCGGGTCACCGACCGCATTCGCCACAACAAGAACTTCAAGGCTCTGATGGATATCGAAATCCTGATGACCGAGGCCGGGCCCGAAATCCTGATCCACGACAATGGTTCTCCGGAAAAAAGCACCTCCATGCCTTTGGGATTGGGACTTTCCGTTGCGTCCCAAATTCTGCGCGATCATGACGCCAAACTGGAAATTCTTCCTGACAAAACTGCCGGAAATGGTGTTAAGATTTCCTTCACTCCGACACACACGCCTTAG
- a CDS encoding ATP-binding protein, producing the protein MAFKMNRTLTLLLFSTGVAATLTVFILKFLALKEYRETIALYEKTEALISMIQNVEKSTLDLETGQRGYVLTQNEQFLKPYLDANDAIEKEFELLEKSAPATLKASPEYQSMSALVRQKMEISENVINQVRVGKLSSAIALVKSGQGKGVMDQLREAVNTVITNERARVLALKKESEITAQRNQLWQVLGTAMAFLLIIVAYVMTEFEGRQRRQLEKQLVEARNEALQASHMKSSFLANMSHEIRTPMNGILGMTEVLLDQNPESGIKKKIQIIRESALNLLSLINGILDLSKIESGKLELEESYFEPRKLVQEVINTVEYSAKSKGLDLHASVSEQTPAAFSGDVLRLRQILINLLGNAIKFSSEGTVSLIVNSFRSDQSRTMLQIQVKDQGLGMDEATLKKIFSPFEQADKSTTRKFGGTGLGLSITKQLVELMNGKIEVESKPNEGSIFWVTLPLEAINVMPENQRPRESQSYSSSQAPLKILVAEDNMTNQEVVRVMLNRLGHKFDIVNNGKEALEKTLSGTYDIILMDCHMPVMDGYVAAQKITERFPQWCQGPAVIAVTANAIRGDKEACLAAGMCDYLSKPLTLAELDEKLALWSRHLKYAATQVVDPKAMENLRQISPDMADDLMKQILQAWGKEAPAYVVEMIEAEKRGDLKDLADRAHYLKSSCVNAGLRVMGQLCSDIEKQARAGTKEELRYLLLQLRSEYKMACTHLWRSEMLEVPQQGIST; encoded by the coding sequence TTGGCATTTAAAATGAATCGCACCCTGACACTATTGCTGTTCTCAACCGGTGTTGCGGCCACCCTGACGGTTTTCATCCTGAAATTCCTGGCCCTGAAGGAATATCGAGAAACCATTGCACTTTATGAAAAAACCGAAGCTCTTATTTCTATGATTCAGAACGTGGAAAAATCCACACTGGATCTGGAAACCGGCCAGCGCGGTTACGTGCTGACGCAGAACGAACAGTTTCTGAAGCCGTATCTGGATGCCAACGATGCGATCGAAAAGGAATTTGAACTCCTTGAAAAGAGTGCTCCGGCAACTCTGAAAGCCAGCCCTGAATATCAATCCATGTCCGCTCTGGTTCGCCAGAAAATGGAAATTTCAGAAAACGTCATCAATCAGGTGCGTGTTGGCAAACTCAGCTCCGCAATTGCTTTGGTTAAATCCGGCCAAGGCAAGGGTGTCATGGACCAGCTGCGTGAAGCGGTTAACACGGTCATCACTAACGAACGCGCCCGCGTACTGGCACTGAAAAAGGAATCCGAAATCACAGCCCAACGAAATCAATTGTGGCAGGTGCTGGGCACTGCTATGGCCTTTTTGCTGATCATCGTGGCTTATGTCATGACAGAATTTGAAGGCCGTCAGCGTCGCCAGCTCGAAAAGCAACTGGTCGAAGCCCGCAACGAAGCCCTTCAGGCTTCTCATATGAAATCAAGCTTCCTGGCCAATATGTCCCACGAAATCCGCACACCGATGAATGGAATTCTGGGCATGACCGAAGTTCTGCTGGATCAGAACCCTGAATCGGGAATCAAAAAGAAAATTCAAATCATCCGCGAATCCGCCCTGAACCTGCTGTCGCTGATCAACGGCATTCTGGATCTTTCAAAAATTGAATCCGGCAAACTGGAACTGGAAGAAAGCTATTTTGAGCCGCGCAAGCTGGTTCAGGAAGTCATCAACACCGTTGAATACTCTGCCAAATCCAAAGGACTGGATCTGCATGCCTCGGTCAGCGAACAGACGCCGGCAGCGTTTTCAGGGGATGTCCTGCGCCTGCGCCAGATCCTGATCAATCTTCTGGGGAATGCCATCAAGTTCAGCTCGGAAGGCACCGTCAGCCTGATTGTAAACTCTTTCCGCAGTGATCAGTCCCGCACCATGCTGCAGATTCAGGTCAAGGATCAGGGTCTGGGCATGGACGAAGCGACCTTGAAAAAAATCTTTTCTCCGTTTGAGCAGGCAGACAAATCCACCACCCGCAAATTCGGCGGTACCGGTCTGGGCCTTTCCATCACCAAACAACTGGTGGAGCTGATGAACGGCAAGATCGAAGTGGAAAGCAAACCCAACGAAGGCTCCATCTTCTGGGTGACCCTGCCTCTTGAGGCGATCAACGTGATGCCGGAAAACCAGCGTCCGAGGGAATCACAAAGCTATTCATCATCCCAGGCCCCTCTGAAAATTCTGGTGGCCGAAGACAACATGACCAATCAGGAAGTTGTGAGAGTCATGCTGAACCGACTGGGACACAAGTTTGACATCGTCAACAACGGGAAAGAGGCTTTGGAGAAAACCCTTTCCGGCACCTACGACATTATCCTGATGGACTGCCACATGCCCGTCATGGACGGTTATGTGGCCGCGCAAAAAATCACGGAACGTTTCCCGCAATGGTGTCAGGGGCCGGCCGTTATTGCCGTCACCGCCAACGCGATTCGCGGCGACAAAGAAGCCTGCCTGGCTGCCGGCATGTGTGACTATCTGTCAAAACCTCTGACCCTGGCAGAGCTTGATGAAAAACTGGCGCTGTGGTCACGGCATCTGAAATATGCGGCAACCCAGGTGGTTGATCCCAAAGCCATGGAAAACCTGCGCCAGATCAGCCCGGATATGGCTGACGACCTGATGAAGCAGATTCTGCAGGCATGGGGTAAAGAGGCCCCCGCCTATGTGGTGGAGATGATCGAAGCGGAAAAACGCGGGGATCTGAAAGACCTTGCTGACCGCGCCCACTATCTGAAATCAAGCTGTGTGAATGCCGGCCTGCGTGTCATGGGTCAACTGTGCAGCGATATCGAAAAGCAGGCCCGTGCGGGCACCAAAGAAGAGCTTCGTTATCTGCTGCTGCAACTTCGCTCTGAATACAAGATGGCCTGCACGCATCTGTGGCGCTCAGAAATGCTCGAAGTACCACAACAAGGAATTTCCACATGA
- a CDS encoding response regulator, whose product MSFQRIKCPTLVIDDNSTDRMIMVAALDTLGFKNILEAEDGSIALGKLENAFDTLNPVQLIFLDWRMPKRDGAAVLQELKRSRKFKSVKVIMTTNVSDENSVKSALKDGVDDYIVKPVTLDLLRKKIENLGF is encoded by the coding sequence ATGAGTTTTCAACGCATTAAATGTCCGACTCTGGTAATTGACGACAACAGCACCGACCGCATGATCATGGTGGCGGCGCTGGACACCCTGGGCTTTAAGAATATTCTTGAAGCCGAAGATGGATCCATCGCTTTGGGAAAATTGGAAAATGCCTTTGATACGCTGAACCCCGTGCAACTGATCTTTTTGGATTGGCGTATGCCCAAGCGTGATGGTGCCGCCGTTTTGCAGGAACTGAAACGGTCGCGAAAATTCAAATCCGTGAAAGTCATCATGACCACCAATGTGTCAGATGAAAACTCGGTGAAGTCCGCCTTGAAAGACGGTGTGGATGACTACATCGTTAAACCCGTCACTTTGGACCTGCTTCGCAAAAAGATCGAAAACCTGGGCTTCTAA
- a CDS encoding sigma-54-dependent transcriptional regulator: MRSQRVLILDDESSLRTALFRVLDRKGLNVITANKIEEAKVLCQGDSPVDLAIVDLNLPDGDGIEFMTYLKALTPATEVIILTGHATIESAIRATQKGAFHFVTKPFNLEELMSLIEKALTHKKLQQENQQLRSELNKKYKFDQIIGTSDQIQNVLRMIERVADSDSTVLVTGESGTGKELIARAIHYNSPRAQGPFVPINCGAIPSELLESELFGHMKGAFTGAIANRVGRFEMADGGTIFLDEIGDLEPSLQVKLLRALQERSFEPVGSTKTVSVNVRVIAATNLNLEDAVENGRFREDLFYRLNVIPITVPALRERKTDIPLLLNHFMDIFNKTKGRGLTGITSDALDCLVNYPWPGNIRELENLVERMTILKGQGQVDISDLPLKYKSGKTASTEIGGLEIPDMGMDFNSAVDAYENALILKALEKTGWNRNQAAALLRLNRTTLVEKIKKKGLTPPNEITPI; the protein is encoded by the coding sequence ATGCGTAGCCAACGTGTCCTGATATTAGATGATGAATCCTCACTCCGCACCGCTCTGTTCCGGGTGCTGGATCGCAAAGGCCTGAACGTCATCACTGCCAACAAAATCGAAGAAGCCAAAGTACTGTGCCAGGGTGACAGCCCGGTGGATCTGGCCATTGTCGATTTGAACCTTCCGGATGGCGATGGCATCGAGTTCATGACTTATCTTAAAGCGCTGACACCAGCGACCGAAGTGATCATCCTGACGGGTCATGCCACTATTGAGTCCGCGATTCGTGCGACTCAAAAAGGGGCCTTCCACTTTGTGACCAAACCCTTCAATCTTGAAGAGCTGATGAGTCTGATTGAAAAAGCCCTGACGCACAAAAAACTGCAGCAGGAAAATCAGCAACTGCGCTCTGAACTGAACAAGAAATACAAATTCGACCAGATCATCGGCACCAGCGACCAGATTCAGAATGTTCTGCGCATGATTGAACGCGTGGCAGATTCTGACTCGACAGTTCTGGTGACCGGGGAATCCGGGACCGGTAAAGAGCTGATTGCCCGCGCGATTCACTATAATTCCCCACGCGCACAAGGGCCATTTGTACCGATCAACTGCGGTGCGATCCCTTCTGAGCTTCTGGAAAGCGAACTGTTCGGTCATATGAAAGGGGCCTTCACCGGCGCCATTGCCAACCGTGTGGGCCGTTTTGAAATGGCTGACGGGGGCACGATCTTCCTGGATGAAATCGGTGATCTTGAACCATCCCTGCAGGTGAAACTTCTGCGTGCTTTGCAGGAAAGAAGTTTCGAGCCGGTGGGATCCACCAAAACTGTCAGCGTGAATGTAAGAGTGATCGCAGCGACAAACCTGAATCTGGAAGACGCTGTCGAAAACGGCCGCTTCCGTGAAGATCTTTTCTATCGCCTGAATGTGATTCCAATCACCGTGCCGGCTTTGCGCGAGCGCAAAACCGATATCCCTCTGCTGCTGAATCATTTCATGGATATCTTCAACAAAACCAAGGGCCGCGGTCTGACGGGCATCACTTCTGATGCTTTGGACTGTCTGGTGAATTACCCTTGGCCGGGCAACATCCGTGAACTTGAAAACCTGGTGGAGCGTATGACGATCCTGAAAGGCCAGGGTCAGGTGGATATTTCTGATCTGCCTTTGAAATACAAATCCGGCAAGACGGCCTCGACTGAAATCGGCGGTCTGGAGATCCCGGATATGGGCATGGACTTTAATTCGGCGGTGGACGCTTACGAAAACGCCCTGATTCTGAAAGCCCTGGAAAAAACCGGCTGGAATCGCAATCAGGCAGCGGCGTTGCTAAGACTGAACCGCACGACACTGGTGGAGAAGATCAAAAAGAAAGGTCTGACCCCGCCCAACGAAATCACCCCGATTTAA
- a CDS encoding type 2 periplasmic-binding domain-containing protein: MKLLVLLVFLVGSISVDARTAELRPLTMGLPFHVNRVKAIQQYQDFLTGTLAQAGFKVTVQTSQGRLISQMLVDGELDAIMYDDKSWTEGRNKTVSVSFPIIRTRARVFYLSDHKKFSEEKLKKFKGGFSTNNIVLNKEASRRKLKYINTSSPLQSVVDLLGGKIDYFVAIQEVGLSVVDSHPEAKGRVVMGKTVFHEVPVYLTFARKFEPDLSRIEEAFRKALTGDLSKYPLIMENLNKEP; encoded by the coding sequence ATGAAACTTTTGGTGCTTCTGGTGTTTCTTGTAGGTTCAATTTCTGTCGATGCGCGGACTGCAGAGCTGAGGCCTCTGACTATGGGTCTGCCATTTCATGTGAATCGTGTGAAGGCCATCCAGCAGTACCAGGATTTTTTGACTGGCACCTTGGCTCAGGCCGGATTTAAAGTCACAGTGCAGACGTCCCAAGGCAGGTTGATCAGCCAGATGCTGGTGGATGGAGAACTGGACGCCATCATGTACGATGACAAAAGCTGGACCGAGGGAAGGAACAAAACCGTGTCGGTTTCTTTTCCGATCATCCGTACCCGCGCCCGGGTGTTTTATCTGAGCGATCACAAAAAATTCAGCGAAGAAAAGCTGAAAAAATTCAAAGGTGGATTTTCCACCAACAACATCGTTTTGAACAAAGAAGCATCCCGCAGAAAATTGAAATACATCAACACGTCCAGTCCCTTGCAAAGTGTGGTGGATCTTCTGGGGGGCAAGATCGACTATTTTGTTGCGATTCAGGAAGTGGGCCTGAGTGTGGTGGACTCCCATCCCGAAGCCAAGGGCCGGGTGGTTATGGGCAAGACGGTTTTTCATGAAGTGCCGGTCTATCTAACCTTTGCAAGAAAATTTGAACCTGATCTTTCCAGGATTGAAGAGGCCTTCAGAAAGGCGCTGACCGGGGATCTTTCAAAGTATCCGCTGATTATGGAAAACCTGAACAAAGAGCCCTGA
- the speB gene encoding agmatinase — protein sequence MEYKPLSGREFPRFSAIKTFFRLPYVTIEADYEVGIFGIPYDGGVSYRPGGRFAPAKVREVSSLGRGFHMTRMENFFENLKVADIGDCPTVPIDQKQTYEKIEKFVGEVLSHNKRFLAVGGDHSTTLPVLRALRKKYGKPLAFIHFDAHLDTYPAAWGQEYHHGAFARHAVEEGLVDPKKMVQIGIRGPLAGGDDLNFVNKHGIRVITVDEIRNQPITEFLKTLPTFDETPTYISYDIDNLDPSCAPGTGTPVPGGLTTYEVQRIFRALKIPNLVGGDVVEISPPFDHADITALAGMDALFEMLHLFPTKK from the coding sequence ATGGAATACAAACCGTTGAGCGGGCGCGAGTTCCCGCGTTTTTCCGCAATTAAAACTTTCTTCAGATTGCCGTATGTCACTATCGAAGCCGACTATGAAGTTGGTATCTTTGGCATCCCGTATGACGGTGGCGTTTCTTACCGTCCGGGCGGTCGTTTTGCTCCGGCGAAAGTGCGTGAGGTTTCCAGTTTGGGCCGGGGATTCCATATGACCCGCATGGAAAATTTCTTTGAAAATCTGAAGGTGGCCGACATCGGCGACTGTCCAACGGTGCCGATTGATCAAAAACAGACTTACGAAAAAATTGAAAAATTTGTGGGCGAGGTTCTAAGTCACAACAAACGTTTTCTGGCGGTGGGTGGGGATCACTCCACGACATTGCCGGTGTTGCGTGCTTTAAGAAAAAAGTACGGCAAGCCTTTGGCGTTCATTCACTTTGATGCGCACTTGGATACCTATCCGGCGGCCTGGGGTCAGGAATACCATCACGGAGCTTTTGCCCGTCATGCCGTGGAAGAAGGGCTGGTGGATCCAAAGAAAATGGTACAGATCGGTATTCGTGGGCCGTTGGCCGGCGGGGATGATCTGAACTTCGTGAACAAACACGGCATTCGTGTGATCACCGTGGATGAAATCCGCAATCAGCCGATCACGGAGTTCCTGAAAACCCTGCCGACATTTGACGAAACACCGACCTATATCAGCTATGACATCGACAATCTGGATCCCAGCTGTGCGCCGGGAACGGGAACACCGGTTCCGGGGGGCCTGACGACTTATGAAGTCCAGCGCATCTTCCGCGCCTTGAAAATTCCAAATTTAGTGGGCGGCGACGTGGTAGAGATTTCACCTCCGTTTGACCACGCCGACATCACCGCATTGGCCGGTATGGATGCGCTTTTTGAAATGCTGCACTTGTTTCCGACCAAGAAATAA